The Halogranum gelatinilyticum genome contains a region encoding:
- a CDS encoding type IV pilin, whose translation MTFTTFTTEERAVSPVIGVILMVAITVILAAVIGTFVLGLGDSVGQTAPQASLKATVSAADDTVTIQHNGGDALHSDETRVIVTIGASTTTFEPTAAGSDTTLSAGGSAIIEVDADAGPSETQISNSWVYGTPTADNIDGIATGDVVTVRIIDIESQSVIFQTELTA comes from the coding sequence ATGACGTTCACTACGTTCACCACAGAAGAGCGCGCAGTCTCGCCGGTCATCGGCGTCATCCTCATGGTCGCTATCACGGTCATCCTCGCAGCCGTCATCGGGACGTTCGTCCTCGGCCTCGGGGACTCGGTCGGTCAGACGGCCCCGCAGGCGTCGTTGAAGGCGACGGTGAGTGCGGCTGACGACACAGTCACCATCCAGCACAACGGCGGCGACGCGCTGCACTCCGACGAGACGCGAGTCATCGTGACTATCGGCGCGTCGACGACGACCTTCGAACCCACCGCAGCAGGTTCTGATACGACCCTCTCGGCGGGTGGTTCAGCAATCATTGAGGTTGATGCGGACGCTGGTCCGTCGGAAACGCAGATTTCCAACTCGTGGGTCTACGGAACTCCCACGGCCGACAACATCGACGGAATCGCCACCGGTGACGTTGTAACCGTCAGAATCATCGACATTGAGAGTCAATCAGTCATCTTCCAGACCGAACTGACGGCCTGA
- the hpt gene encoding hypoxanthine/guanine phosphoribosyltransferase, translated as MDQLRQSLLDAPIIEKGEYEYFVHPISDGVPMLEPSLLREIVIKIIRKAELENVDKIVTPAAMGIHISTAVSLMTDIPLVVIRKREYGLDGEVPLFQETGYSESEMYINDVEEGDRVLVLDDVLSTGGTMKAILDALTQDVGADVVDVVAVIKKAGPNELDDTDYDVKTLINVTVEDGEVVIVDEHGDG; from the coding sequence ATGGACCAACTGCGGCAGTCGCTGCTTGATGCACCCATCATCGAGAAAGGCGAGTACGAGTACTTCGTCCATCCGATCAGTGACGGCGTCCCGATGCTCGAACCGTCGCTTCTCCGCGAGATCGTCATCAAGATCATCCGGAAGGCAGAGCTGGAGAACGTCGACAAGATCGTCACGCCCGCGGCGATGGGCATCCACATCTCGACGGCCGTCTCGCTGATGACGGACATCCCGCTCGTCGTCATCCGAAAGCGCGAGTACGGTCTCGACGGCGAAGTTCCGCTCTTCCAGGAGACGGGCTACTCCGAGTCCGAGATGTACATCAACGACGTCGAGGAGGGCGACCGCGTCCTCGTCCTCGACGACGTGCTCTCGACCGGCGGCACGATGAAGGCCATCCTCGACGCGCTGACGCAGGACGTCGGTGCCGACGTCGTCGACGTCGTCGCTGTCATCAAGAAGGCCGGGCCGAACGAACTCGACGACACCGACTACGACGTCAAGACGCTCATCAACGTGACCGTCGAAGACGGCGAGGTCGTCATCGTCGACGAACACGGCGACGGATAA